The Methanomassiliicoccales archaeon genome window below encodes:
- a CDS encoding radical SAM protein, giving the protein MIAKPSTLQKGLPKKTESLCPECAKVIPATIFEENGKVMMEKECPEHGKNKDVYWSDKELYLKAENFAYDGIGVENPAIPNAKVCPNECGLCQLHLTHTCLANVDLTNRCNLKCPICFANANAAGYVYEPSYDEIVKMLKMLRDERPVPTPAVQFSGGEPTIYPRFIDVIAKAKEMNFAQIQVATNGIRFAREPEFLEKAARAGMNTIYLQFDGIKDDIYVASRGVPLWEVKKKVIENVRKMERPPSIVLVPTVVKGINDNMVGDIFRFALKNMDVVRGINFQPVAFTGRIDQEERAKMRYTLPDLITDLEKQTNGQLRKDDFFPVPTVVPISTLASALLEQNKVTFTTHPHCGMATYLFVKSENEVVPLTRFVKVEPLFKELYDLSLKAEKAKLKLPSKVKALNILKKHMIEENIPDGLSTTQFLKMIGTVLSDSSKQALAKFSWNMMFIGGMHFQDNYNYDIERVKRCAIHYTTPDGRIIPFCAYNGGPTYRTEIEKRFSVPLAEWRKRHGEEYT; this is encoded by the coding sequence ATGATTGCAAAGCCAAGCACTCTCCAAAAGGGTCTTCCGAAGAAGACAGAGTCCCTTTGCCCTGAGTGTGCGAAAGTTATTCCAGCTACCATTTTTGAAGAAAATGGAAAAGTAATGATGGAGAAAGAATGCCCTGAACATGGCAAGAACAAGGATGTTTATTGGTCGGATAAAGAACTCTATCTCAAGGCAGAGAATTTCGCTTATGATGGAATTGGAGTAGAAAACCCAGCAATTCCTAACGCTAAGGTTTGTCCCAACGAATGCGGTTTGTGTCAGCTTCATTTGACACATACGTGCCTAGCAAATGTTGATCTTACCAACCGATGTAACTTAAAATGCCCAATTTGTTTTGCTAATGCGAATGCAGCAGGCTACGTTTATGAGCCCAGCTATGATGAGATTGTCAAAATGTTAAAAATGCTGCGTGATGAACGCCCTGTTCCGACCCCTGCGGTGCAGTTTTCAGGAGGAGAACCTACAATTTACCCACGATTTATCGATGTGATCGCAAAGGCAAAAGAAATGAATTTTGCTCAAATTCAGGTTGCCACTAACGGAATAAGGTTCGCGCGAGAGCCCGAGTTCTTGGAGAAAGCCGCTCGGGCTGGGATGAATACAATTTATTTGCAATTTGACGGTATAAAAGATGATATTTATGTGGCTTCTAGGGGAGTTCCACTTTGGGAAGTGAAAAAGAAAGTTATTGAAAATGTCAGAAAAATGGAAAGGCCTCCTTCAATAGTTCTAGTTCCCACCGTAGTTAAAGGAATTAATGATAATATGGTAGGTGATATCTTCCGCTTTGCCCTTAAGAACATGGATGTGGTTAGAGGGATTAACTTCCAACCAGTTGCATTTACTGGCCGCATAGATCAAGAAGAAAGGGCAAAGATGCGCTACACCCTTCCTGATTTGATAACGGATTTGGAAAAACAGACTAATGGGCAGTTGAGGAAGGACGATTTCTTTCCTGTTCCAACTGTAGTCCCTATCTCGACATTGGCTAGTGCTTTGCTGGAGCAAAATAAAGTCACCTTCACCACTCATCCGCATTGCGGGATGGCAACTTATCTGTTCGTAAAGAGCGAAAATGAGGTAGTGCCATTAACACGATTTGTTAAAGTCGAGCCTTTGTTTAAAGAACTTTACGATCTTAGCCTTAAGGCTGAAAAAGCCAAGCTGAAACTACCTTCAAAAGTTAAGGCGCTAAACATACTGAAAAAACATATGATTGAAGAAAACATTCCAGATGGCCTTTCTACCACACAATTCCTTAAAATGATAGGTACCGTTCTCAGCGATTCGTCTAAACAGGCGTTGGCTAAGTTCTCTTGGAATATGATGTTTATTGGTGGAATGCATTTCCAAGACAATTATAACTACGACATTGAGAGAGTGAAACGTTGCGCCATTCATTATACTACACCCGATGGTCGTATAATACCATTCTGCGCTTACAATGGCGGTCCTACTTACCGTACAGAAATAGAAAAACGATTCTCGGTTCCTCTGGCTGAGTGGAGGAAGAGGCACGGGGAGGAATATACTTGA
- a CDS encoding FAD-dependent oxidoreductase, protein MRADYDIIVVGAGPSGSMTAYHAARKGARVLMIEKRQEIGASLRCA, encoded by the coding sequence ATGAGGGCGGATTATGATATTATTGTGGTGGGAGCAGGCCCATCAGGAAGCATGACTGCTTATCATGCCGCCCGAAAAGGTGCGCGAGTTTTAATGATTGAAAAGCGTCAGGAAATAGGAGCCTCTCTTCGATGTGC
- a CDS encoding helix-turn-helix domain-containing protein — MNILEILKLDIQSLENEYKKIAATLEKIGLSDYESRALVTLIARNHGTADEISDLSGIPRTSSYKALNSLCEKGLANSTSGRPIIYHPIQLDEIRKKVIAELEDVFEKLEAIRGTLSEKGTPQLVYTIAGKRGVLGKIGEMLDASVHNFIISTPAIHEVRNEHAQRFKDAVGRGVEVIIITEPLLKPPKCTKLYRKKDLLATDVLCDSKEAIIAAPDLSLCGYSDNPFIASHLENFMRIVIDRLESSKD; from the coding sequence ATGAATATATTAGAGATTTTAAAGCTAGACATACAATCTTTGGAGAATGAATATAAGAAGATTGCAGCTACTTTGGAAAAAATCGGGCTGAGTGATTATGAATCACGTGCTCTTGTGACATTAATCGCACGAAATCATGGAACTGCAGATGAGATTTCAGACTTATCTGGAATACCTCGCACATCATCTTACAAAGCCCTCAATTCTTTATGTGAAAAAGGATTAGCAAATTCTACTTCCGGGCGCCCTATTATTTATCATCCAATTCAACTCGATGAAATTAGAAAGAAGGTCATAGCAGAACTAGAGGACGTCTTCGAAAAATTAGAAGCTATCCGAGGTACTTTAAGTGAAAAAGGAACTCCTCAATTAGTATATACAATAGCTGGAAAGAGAGGGGTACTCGGTAAAATTGGCGAAATGTTGGATGCTTCTGTTCACAATTTCATTATATCTACTCCAGCGATTCATGAAGTAAGGAATGAACATGCACAGCGTTTTAAAGATGCAGTCGGAAGGGGAGTTGAAGTAATTATTATCACTGAACCTCTTCTAAAACCTCCAAAATGCACTAAACTTTATCGCAAAAAAGACCTCCTGGCTACTGATGTTTTATGCGATTCTAAAGAAGCTATAATTGCTGCTCCAGATCTCTCCTTATGTGGGTATTCTGATAACCCTTTCATTGCGTCCCATTTAGAAAATTTCATGCGCATAGTAATTGACAGATTGGAATCTTCAAAAGATTGA
- a CDS encoding 4Fe-4S binding protein has translation MNDWMHVNVEKCMHCGACVGTCPENAIYLHEVILEFNASCTRCGRCVKICPVGAIRMEVKNA, from the coding sequence TTGAATGATTGGATGCATGTCAATGTGGAGAAGTGCATGCATTGTGGTGCTTGCGTGGGCACATGCCCAGAGAATGCGATTTACTTACATGAAGTCATTCTAGAGTTTAACGCATCATGTACCAGATGTGGTCGCTGCGTGAAAATTTGCCCAGTTGGAGCTATTAGAATGGAGGTGAAAAATGCATGA